Within Xiphias gladius isolate SHS-SW01 ecotype Sanya breed wild chromosome 14, ASM1685928v1, whole genome shotgun sequence, the genomic segment CCCtttgatgataaaaatgaataacataaCTTTTCAGTGGATCACCAAATCTCCAAAACACCggtttttgctttgtctgtaTATCACATGATTTCCTCCTGAGAGACAGGTGGGAAGTTGATCATTGCAAACCAAATGAACTTCAAGGGGGGGAAACTTGGGTGATGGCAAACCTAAACCCACACAAACCTCACGACACTTTCCCCAAGTTCTGTGGAATCACATTTCATGTAAAACATCGGCCGCGAGGTGTATGAAGTTACTGCTAGTTACAAGTGACGCTGTCTCGAGCATATGCACGGGAGCCAATCAAAAAATAGGCAGCCTCCACGAGGAAGCATCGGAGCTGTATTTAAAGTCGCTCGGTACAGTGGCTCGTAGGTCGGTGTTGTGTCGCTGCCAGCTTTGTTTACTGGTGTCAAGCTGAAGCCCCGCGCTGCATCTGAAGATGAAGGCCCCTCTGCTGCTGATTTTGACTGTTTGGTTAAACGCTCAGTACGGCGGCTGTGCGCCCTTCTCTTCATGCTCCCGTTCTCCGATGGAGTGGTGCTCGTCTCTGGACTCGGCTATCCAGTGCGGGGTAAGTCATGTTGACGCATCGGGGGGGCTTTTTACACTTTTATCTGATTTCATCTATATTTTTGAATGGCCGGCGTCCGTTAAAAATCACAGGGCGCTTCGGATAACGCGCAATTCCGGTCCGCAGTTGAACCACCCTTCTAAATCACTGCGCCCGATAAAACTACGGGAAACCATAGCAACAGCATTCGGACTCAGACACGTCGCAAGTTCACTTAGCTTGCTAACCTACCGGTGAAGCTAAGTACAAACTTCACAACACGTATAACCCTTTTGAGCACAGCTTCTCCTTGAGCATTTTGTGAGTAGTCACTGTACAAAACGATGGACTTGGACGTGTCCGGCTGCAGAAAGGAACGTGGTTTCGCAGGGAACCGATACCCTCATTAAGCTGTGTGCGGACTGGATTTCGCGCCGTCAGCTAGTTAGAGTCATTGATAAAGTGAGCGACAGATGATTTATTTCGTGGGGACTAAATAGTAGGCTGAGGGGGGAAAAATCAGcgaaagaggaagtaaaatatccacacacacacacacacacacaaaaaattatatatatgcCCCGCTCTTCCTCCCTCAGCGTCACGCTGCCTCTcactcacagagacacactccAGTAAACAGAGACGACGTCACGTATATTTTAAGAAACGTACCAGAGTCACAGTGCCTAAAACCTCAAACACATCTGGATCGAGTCACACCTCATCAGAAACAAATTCAAGTGCTGGGCATGCTCGTTTACTCTGTATATCTTGAACAGCTGATTTTATTGCGGGACTAATTTAaactgatatataaaaaaatatataaaaaatggtACCACTGACTCTAGTATagcgtctctctctcacacacacacacacacacacacacaaacactctaaACAATGataaacctctctctctctcttttacccCCTTGTGCAGGTTTTGAAGCAGTGCCTTGAGTCTAACTTCACCAGGTCCCATCAGGCAGCAGATCCAATCAACGTGGGTCTTTACTATGAGAGTCTGTGTCCCGGCTGCAGAGAGTTTTTGGTTGAGGTGCTCTTCCCCACCTGGCTCTTGCTGAATGACATCATGACTTTTACTCTTGTGCCCTACGGAAACGCTGTGGTAAGCAATGGACCAAGCAAGTTGGGTATATGGGATTGTAGTTCTACTATAAATAATGGAGTGGGTAATGGTGTTATCTTAAAAAGATATGTGATGAGATGTGCAAGCAGGGAAATTAAAATCAATAGAAGATATAAATCCATATGTGGtcacaaaataatcaaatagaCATGATTATCCATTATCCTTAAACTTTGCTGGCAATAAAGGGATAAAAGTATGAAGTATATCATAATCTTGGTTGAGAAAtgatctttgtttgtttgtttgttactaACTTCTGAATTTGTCACATTTACCCAACCCTCCGACTGCAGGAGAAACCTGATGGACAGAAGTATATTTTTGAGTGCCAGCATGGAGAACAAGAATGTCTGGGCAACATGATTGAGGTAAAGTTACATCCCTTACGCTCAGAGAAAACTGCTGAATAATACTGCAACTACAGTTTGGAACCATGTAATCCCCTTTACTTTGGTAAAAGAAATGCCATTCAGAGAATGCAGGTTGGATTGTTGTAAATCTGGGTGTTGTGAAAGCAGTATCATTTCTCAGAGGAATACTGAGTCTTCAAAATgcctttgatttttaaaatttttatatatatatctatatattttatatattttcattctAGTAGGTATTGTCTGTTGGCACGCTACTATAATTAGTTGATTGTTATTcatgtgtctttttctgtcctATTCCTTTAAGACTTGTTTAATAAACATGACCAGGGCTGCTTTCCCGATCATCTTCTGTATGGAATCCTCAGTTGATGTCATCAATTCAGCCAAAAGCGtaaggaagtgtgtgtgtgtgtgcgtgtgtacgtgtCTCTTTTCGGACCATCCTTGGGGTCACTGTCACCCAACACATTATTTCACTGCTGAATTggatatgtgtttatttgcctCCATTGTTGTTGTAGTGTGTGGAAGTCTACAGCACTGAGTTGAGCTGGGACAAAGTCATGAGCTGTGCAAAAGGGGATCTGGGAAACCAGCTGATGCACCTGAATGCCGTGAAGACCAAAGCCCTGAACCCTCCACACGAATATGTGCCCTGGGTGACCATTAATGGGGTAAGGCTCCAGTGCATTTAGCAGGTCCTGTGGTATTCtggggaagaaaacaagactaggaCACAGCTAGGTACAATCAATCTGCAGATCTAAAGAGACAACATCAACCTGACTTGGAGGTAGAATACTTCCTAGTCTAGACTTCTGCAATTTCCATCTTTCCATCCAAACTTCTTTTAAAGCCATTCTCTCTGCAGTGCCCCCATTCTTCCACTGCTGCTGATGCTCACTTTTTTAGCAAGTGATGGTACATTTACAGTGATGATACGGTGTTGCGATCATTTTGACACTTGATCTGCCCCCAAGCTCCAATCTGTAAATGAAAGAGAGCTGTGACTGATGTGTGTGAAGCTACAGCTTGTCGAGACTCCAAAGCTCAGCACAACAGATGCCACTGTCTCTCTGCCAAGCAACCTGAGAGCAAATGCACAATAATGACTTGAAACTGGGAGTTTACTCTAAAGCAACTGCATAAGaaaagaagaggggaaaaaaaacaagctaatcCTGTCTACATCATGCATCAAATGCCAGAGAAGAGCTGGGTACTGTGTATATCCAGCTTGCTTTTGTCAAATAAAGCCTGAACAGAAACACTAAAAgaaattttacagtatataaatgagtgaaaaaaaattgagtatTTGAATTTTTGAGTTTCTACccctttatatactgtatacggGTTGTACAGGTACAAATAACATTACAAAGCCTTATAATGTAATATACTTAATTGGCTTGATTTGAGgacaaattgaaacattttactAGTTTGAATTGGGATTTTATTTAGTCCcccagttgtgttttatttctctcataCAAAATGTTCTTACATTTGTTTACAAGACTGTGTGAAGGGAATTATCATTTAGGACTGCGGGAAAATCACAAGCAGTCTTGGCACCAAAGGATGCTCCTGATCATTAGTTGCCTCAGATTTCTTGGCCATTATATCAAAATCAGGACAACTCTTCATATCTTAAGACTCCCATTAATAGCTGTCACTGTCAAGACTGTATCTGCTACCAGATACTGTCATGAAAAGATACTTTCAGCAGTGTGACGCATGGCTCATCAGATCATTATACTTTTTGATTGCTTTTAAGTTCAGCGTTTGTGCTCAGCAAATATTCATCCTTGTGAACTGGCCTTAATGACAACAGCTCTGTTAAGCTCATTCAAAGTTTACTTCTATACAGAGGagatgataaaaatacaaagcaatAGTGTTGTTGGGTCAAGCAACAATACCGTTGCATTCACTTGGCCCTGTTGGTAAGCTTTTACTCTTTCCCTTTGCAGTCCCTCTGTTTGGCACTTTAGACTCTCTTACCATAATAAATAACATGTGGTCGTTGTGACCCAGTGCACCTGCAAGACAGTTACCAACAATCTGACCTCTTTTACATGGTGTCTTACAGCCAATTAGTGCTATTTTTATAATCTTTGTATGTAGTAAAGTTAGTGATTGTGGGagttttaacagaaatattcaacgactaccttttttttttatctctgacTTTGGGGCACTCATTTTTTATCAACTTGCAGGAGCACACTGAAGAATTGCAGAAAAAAGCCATGtcgtctctcttctctctggtCTGCAACATGTACAAGGTACACTTAATGCCAATCAAACTTCATTCATTGACTCTGTGTACTGCACTTCTGCCTTTTTACACAATTTCACTGAGTGTATTATAAAATCCCAAGcattgcatattttaaaaaaatttcttaGACTTGGTCTTTCACCTTTTAACAACCTCTTCAATTATTTCAGGGCACCAAACCTCCGGTCTGTGGACAGGGCCAGAGACACTTCAAAAGCTACTGCCACAATGAATGAGGGAGCAGCACTGCACTTGCCTTTATACTTGCTCTATTTCAGGTTTAGCCACTAAATAAACAACACTGAAGAATGCCAtcaaaatatgtatattttttgatCTGTGATTTTTACAATCTGTATAAAGGGAAGAATTTATTATCTCAATTTATAATTCGCAGAATATGAATACAGTTTACATTGTGTCATTATTAAAACCTTATCAACTCAAAACcatgaaagaataaaagattTTTGTAGCATTTTGACTGGGTGATAGTGTTCTGGTGTTTGCACTGTCTGAAATGTCCTTTGCAAATTCAGTGTTCTGGCTGTCCTTTAGATGGCGCCATATATCACAATCTCATCTTGAGTCCCCTGTTACAGACACAACAGCAGGTTGTTCATTGAGTTTAGACAAAGAACTGTTGCCGTTGTCATACTACAGTCTTAAAATGgttattttaactttgtttaccaGATTCCTTAACTTTGAAACCAGTATTGCCACGTGGCGTTGGAAAGGTTTTACACAACTGATATAACATTCAATTACATGTTATTCAAAAATAGAGATGCAAAGTAcaatatatgatatattataCACATAGTACATGTTAATGAATAAACCAGATATTATAACTAaatgcactgaaaacaaatgagtgATTCATGAGTCACAACTGACGTTTTACTTTAtgttttacatctgttttttaaacattcatgtGGGATAGCAGCAGGAGGGGTAGGGTCATAAAGTTTACAACATCTCCTAAAAATCATGCTGAATTTTTAACATGCACTCACAGCCTATTAGAAATAGTAAATTCAAATccaaattaatgtaaaaacaaaaaacaaaacatttattggAAAGTATGCGGCAGCTTGATCAAAGCCGGAGTCTGTCTGGCCTAACCAGAAGGTCTGGATTCATGAGGTCCTCTGATTCtacagacagatagacacacaTGAATAATGGCCTGTCATTTAGGCAGCTCCACTACCTCAATCTCAGTCTCACTACCAGCTAACATCTGCAGGCTCCATATACTCTCTCATTAGTACTCAACAGATTAATTATcgccgtttaaaaaaaaacaacattcattgCAGATTGGTCTAATTAACTTATTGTTCAGAAAAGGCCACAGTTGAAGCTTAAGATGCAAACTCACAAGTGTGCTAAGAAAATTAGCTGTTGATCACTGACTAATGACAGCTGAGGGTTTCTGAAGAGGCGGGGAAATAGTTCTTCTTTACTGAGTGACAGCCCAAGGAAGTATTGGTGCCCCAGACTACTTCATATCTGATCTTAAATGTGGTTCCTGTATCCTCCTCTTTGGTATTTCCTTCCCTGTTGTCTTGTTCCCATGATACAGTATCTAAAACTATGAGGAGAAATAACTCATCAAAAATTTTCAACTTCACCGAGGTAAGGGTCATTAATGAACCtttaagaaatatgaaaaagaaaaatgtattaatttaaatattcaattcTGCTTGTGGCCAAGGACTCGTAtgtatgatttattttctgacatcttttcagaactaaaaaaaaaagaaaaaaggtaacTGGTTTCACATTAGCTTTAATATCAAAAACAAGATGGGAGGCTTCTCTTGTGATTGATCACTTGTACGTGAGGAGAGTGCAGTTACAATTCGagtattgttctgtttttcaccATTGCCAGACAGTTGTGGAGAGGATAAATGGAGCCTTGTGTGTTAAAAGAAGCAATTTGTAATTCAATTTGAAGTAATTTGTCCGTtatgttttttagtttaaacAAATGAGGTTTGGCAAATATTAAAATACCATTTTCAATTTACGAATATTGTTTCCTAGTAATAGTTTGTCTGTTTGGGACTGAGAAGAGAAATTGATTAATGACaacaaaaagtgtgttttatcaTGAGTGATGTTTGTGGTGCAGAAAATTAACAGTTGTGGGAAATTAGCAGGTTGGTCAAAAATGGTCAACAATAAAGCCAGAGAATGTGTTGACAATTGTTTATGGAAAGGTGGAACTCCCAAGCAGATGGAGAGATAAGGTCACAGGATGCAGAAGAAAACAAGGACTCTTATCTGTTTCCCCTCAACACTGACGCTGAAAGAGAGATGCCCGAAGAGCTAAATCCCAAACACTACCTCACTGTGAGAACCTCTTCTGTGTCCAAGGTGATAATGTGTGGGTCTCAGGACCTGAAATCAGATAAACCTTCCAAAAATAATGCCCAAGTGGGCTTTTGCGAGGTTTGTCACATTTTCggcaaaaggacaaaaacagcCCTGTCTGCAATTCACCTTTAGATCTCGGCTATTTTTTGTCATACATTCTCTTCAAGAAGTTCAGCAAAGGCCAAGCTTGACCTCTTTTAATTTACTGATTTCTGAATCATTTAACTGTATAAATATCAAAGCGAAAGTGAATATGCCAGTGATGTCCAAGACAAACATGCAGTAGTAGCTTTCTTTGGTTCTGTCTGCAATTATGTGTAGTGATGAAGCAGATAAAGAATCTCAGCTGCCTCTAGTATCAAGTTGTACGGAATCAGGTTAAGCTACAGTATTTCATTACATCTTCGCCGAGCTGTAAATTGATTTGACACATAGCAATTAATGTCATTAACACCACTGAAGCGCTTGAGGTTCACGGGCACCTGTGTTTCATCCGCTGTGCAATGAAAAATAC encodes:
- the ifi30 gene encoding gamma-interferon-inducible lysosomal thiol reductase, with translation MKAPLLLILTVWLNAQYGGCAPFSSCSRSPMEWCSSLDSAIQCGVLKQCLESNFTRSHQAADPINVGLYYESLCPGCREFLVEVLFPTWLLLNDIMTFTLVPYGNAVEKPDGQKYIFECQHGEQECLGNMIETCLINMTRAAFPIIFCMESSVDVINSAKSCVEVYSTELSWDKVMSCAKGDLGNQLMHLNAVKTKALNPPHEYVPWVTINGEHTEELQKKAMSSLFSLVCNMYKGTKPPVCGQGQRHFKSYCHNE